A part of Bacillus rossius redtenbacheri isolate Brsri chromosome 1, Brsri_v3, whole genome shotgun sequence genomic DNA contains:
- the LOC134533957 gene encoding WASH complex subunit 1-like, with product MQMHRWECFNTITTFGNAKCAGSEQEPCCQAPPCSSEAMDWQPICPEPVLQAPPPPPPPPLCWAHLPRDKPPVTGDMAPGCGDQSSARQSGSAKHTSYTCQGQPVRFRRVHRRDYNSSPPPQNDTN from the coding sequence ATGCAAATGCATCGTTGGGAGTGCTTCAACACCATCACCACCTTCGGCAACGCCAAGTGTGCAGGATCTGAGCAGGAACCGTGCTGCCAGGCGCCACCCTGCTCCTCGGAGGCCATGGATTGGCAGCCGATCTGTCCAGAGCCCGTCCTTCAagccccgccgccgccgccgccgccgccgctctGCTGGGCTCATCTGCCCCGAGACAAGCCCCCGGTGACGGGCGACATGGCCCCCGGCTGCGGGGACCAGAGCAGCGCGCGGCAGTCGGGCTCTGCCAAGCACACGTCCTATACCTGCCAGGGCCAGCCAGTCCGGTTCCGGCGGGTTCATCGTCGCGACTACAATTCAAGCCCGCCGCCACAAAATGACACAAACTGA